Part of the Streptomyces sp. NBC_01408 genome is shown below.
ACGTGGCGCAGTCCACCTCTCGCTCAGCGTGAAACGGATCACCCATTAGAGGGAAGCTTCAGCTGAAGGCCGTTTCGGTGAGCCAGTCCGCGTCGAACTCGCCCGTGGCCACGATCACGGCCGGTCCGGTCATCTCGATCTGCCCGTCGGGGTGCTCGGTGATGACCAGGGTGCCGCCGGGGAGGTCGACGGTGTAGGTGGCCGGTGTGCCGGTGGCCGCCGGGTCGGCGCCGTCGCGGCGGATGGCGGCCACGGCGACGGCGCAGGCGCCGGTACCGCAGGAGCGGGTCTCGCCGGAGCCGCGCTCGTGGACGCGCATGGCGACGTGCCGGGGGCCGCGGTCGACGACGAACTCGACATTGGCACCGGCCGGGTAGGCGGACGCCGGGCTGAACGGCGGGGCGGTGTACAGGTTCCCGGCGTCGTCGAGGCTTTCAACGAAGGCCACGGCGTGCGGGTTCCCCATGTTCACGTTGCGCGCGGGCCAGCTGCGGGCGCCGACCGAAACGGTGACCTCGCCCTCGGGGAACTCGGCGCGCCCCATGGAGACGGTGACGTCCCCGCCCTTGTCGAGGTGGACCCGCTTGACTCCGCCGCGGGTGGCGACGGCGATGCCCCCGGGCTCGACGTGACCGGCGTACTGGAGGTAGCGGGCGAAGACGCGCACGCCGTTGCCGCACATCTCGGCGACGGAGCCGTCGCTGTTGCGGTAGTCCATGAACCACTCCGCCTCGCCGGCCAGGTGCGCCGCCTCGGGGTGCGCGGCGGACCGGACGACGTGCAGTACGCCGTCCGCGCCGATGCCGGCCCGCCGGTCGCACAGCTTGGCGACGGCGGCCGGGGACAGCTCGACGGCGTTGGCCGGGTCCGGGACGATCACGAAGTCGTTCTCGGTCCCGTGGCCCTTGAGGAAGGGGAGGGTGCTCTGCGTCACCGCCCCATGGTACCGAGCCCCAGCTCAGGGGCGTGGATCGGTCCGGATCGCGGTCAGCGCAGCCGGGCGACCCGGTAGACGGCGAGCGCTACGACGGCCAGTGCGGCCACG
Proteins encoded:
- the dapF gene encoding diaminopimelate epimerase, giving the protein MTQSTLPFLKGHGTENDFVIVPDPANAVELSPAAVAKLCDRRAGIGADGVLHVVRSAAHPEAAHLAGEAEWFMDYRNSDGSVAEMCGNGVRVFARYLQYAGHVEPGGIAVATRGGVKRVHLDKGGDVTVSMGRAEFPEGEVTVSVGARSWPARNVNMGNPHAVAFVESLDDAGNLYTAPPFSPASAYPAGANVEFVVDRGPRHVAMRVHERGSGETRSCGTGACAVAVAAIRRDGADPAATGTPATYTVDLPGGTLVITEHPDGQIEMTGPAVIVATGEFDADWLTETAFS